The following are from one region of the Merismopedia glauca CCAP 1448/3 genome:
- a CDS encoding tetratricopeptide repeat protein, which translates to MIGQLIDGRYQIVRNLDAGGFAKTFIAEDSRRPGRPQCVVKRLEPSQTDAHTLEVSRRLFQREAEVLERLGHHPQIPRLLANFEENQEFYLVEELIIGHPLTQEIVTGQPISEGQVIGILIEILDILVFVHGQGVIHRDIKPSNIIRQHSDGRLFLIDFGAVKEVTTQIGGVYAGGSPTVVGTQGYMPLEQFHGHPRFNSDLYALGVIAIQALTGLPANDISTLRDPYNPDRTAIVWHHRVPQVNPRLANIIDRLVVFDCTQRYQSATDVLNDLRNSIYQPLVEPTIFTPQIQLLESPQKNKLGLILAGIGGSMALLAVMGLGGNYYLQQKSLTQAKKSYYQGLEKVLQQDYKGAILNLDEALKINPKYGQAYYQRCLANYYQNNELKAIEDCTQAINYLPKKYNSVGIYLKVDEKTKALITNGVQNDSPAVKESIKEGDKILEIDGKSTDNLSLGEAEDLLRGGEVGSSVKLKIASVDGSTRELTLKRENLTNDEFDLAYDFRGLSRYYTQDYQGAIADFDEAIRLAPIYFKYYYNRGLARSKQGDKSGAIKDFDKSIEINANYEPAYSERGLIHQLLGQSEPAVKDFDRAIELEPNNAITYYNRGNSYISLGNKEAGIEDYTKAIELDPKYTNAYLFRCTERSNLSQHQAALADCNQVIELDPNFPEGYVGRGLVYQNQGDNQKAIADYTQAIKLDPQNERAYYNRGIVRRLLADTQGAIADYTKAIEIDPNDPFPYHGRGLIYSDSGNRQQAIEDLQKASQLYLQAGRRSGYNNALAAIAKLEKQPATTGN; encoded by the coding sequence ATGATTGGTCAACTTATAGACGGACGTTATCAAATCGTCAGAAACCTGGATGCAGGTGGATTTGCCAAAACTTTTATCGCCGAAGATTCTCGCCGTCCAGGTCGTCCCCAATGCGTAGTCAAGCGACTGGAACCTTCCCAAACCGATGCTCACACTTTAGAAGTTTCCCGTCGTCTGTTTCAAAGAGAAGCAGAAGTTTTAGAAAGACTGGGACACCATCCCCAAATTCCGCGACTTTTAGCTAATTTTGAAGAAAATCAAGAATTTTACTTGGTCGAAGAGTTGATTATCGGACATCCTCTAACGCAAGAGATTGTCACCGGTCAACCCATATCAGAAGGACAAGTAATTGGAATTTTAATAGAAATACTCGATATTTTAGTATTTGTTCACGGACAAGGGGTAATCCACCGAGATATTAAGCCTAGCAATATTATCCGGCAGCATTCAGATGGTAGGTTATTTTTAATCGATTTTGGGGCAGTCAAAGAAGTTACGACTCAAATTGGCGGTGTTTACGCAGGAGGAAGCCCAACGGTTGTCGGTACTCAAGGCTATATGCCACTAGAACAATTTCACGGTCATCCTCGATTCAACAGCGACCTTTATGCTCTTGGTGTGATTGCCATTCAAGCACTTACAGGTTTACCAGCTAATGATATCTCAACTTTAAGAGATCCTTACAACCCCGATCGCACTGCCATTGTCTGGCATCATCGAGTTCCCCAAGTTAACCCCAGATTAGCCAATATCATCGATCGCTTGGTGGTATTTGACTGCACCCAGCGTTATCAATCAGCTACAGACGTATTAAACGATCTCAGAAATTCGATCTATCAGCCACTAGTTGAACCAACAATCTTCACGCCACAAATTCAGCTACTGGAATCACCACAGAAAAACAAGCTTGGCTTAATCCTGGCTGGAATAGGAGGATCTATGGCACTTTTAGCCGTGATGGGACTAGGTGGTAATTATTATCTTCAGCAAAAGTCTCTCACCCAGGCGAAAAAATCATACTATCAGGGATTAGAAAAAGTCCTTCAACAAGACTACAAAGGCGCGATTCTGAATTTAGATGAAGCCCTCAAAATTAATCCTAAATATGGGCAAGCATATTATCAAAGATGTCTGGCTAACTACTATCAAAACAACGAGCTAAAAGCGATTGAAGATTGCACCCAAGCTATAAATTATCTGCCCAAGAAGTATAACAGCGTTGGCATATACTTGAAGGTCGATGAAAAAACTAAAGCTCTGATAACTAACGGGGTACAAAACGATTCTCCTGCGGTCAAAGAAAGTATTAAAGAGGGGGATAAAATTCTAGAAATTGACGGAAAATCAACCGATAATCTCAGTCTAGGAGAAGCTGAAGATTTGCTGCGTGGCGGTGAGGTAGGGAGTTCCGTAAAACTGAAAATTGCTAGTGTAGATGGTAGCACTCGCGAGTTAACTTTAAAACGAGAAAACCTGACTAACGATGAGTTCGACCTAGCTTACGATTTTCGCGGCTTATCTCGGTATTACACCCAAGATTATCAGGGAGCGATCGCTGATTTTGACGAAGCAATTCGGCTGGCTCCTATTTACTTTAAGTATTACTATAATCGAGGTCTAGCTCGCTCTAAGCAAGGAGATAAATCAGGGGCAATTAAAGATTTTGATAAGTCGATTGAAATTAATGCCAACTATGAGCCAGCTTATTCTGAGCGAGGTTTAATTCATCAGTTGCTTGGACAATCAGAGCCAGCAGTTAAAGATTTTGATCGAGCGATTGAACTCGAACCTAATAATGCCATAACTTACTACAACCGAGGTAATAGTTATATATCTCTAGGCAACAAAGAGGCAGGAATTGAGGACTATACCAAAGCAATTGAACTCGATCCAAAATATACCAATGCTTACCTCTTCCGATGTACAGAACGTTCTAACCTCAGTCAGCATCAAGCAGCCCTAGCAGATTGCAACCAAGTAATTGAACTCGATCCCAATTTTCCAGAAGGTTATGTGGGTCGAGGGCTAGTTTATCAGAATCAAGGGGATAATCAAAAAGCGATCGCCGATTATACTCAAGCAATTAAGCTCGATCCCCAAAATGAGCGCGCCTATTACAATAGAGGGATTGTCCGCAGACTTTTGGCAGATACGCAGGGAGCAATTGCAGATTACACCAAAGCTATTGAAATCGATCCCAACGATCCTTTTCCTTATCATGGTCGAGGTTTAATCTACAGCGATTCTGGCAACCGACAGCAAGCGATTGAAGATCTTCAAAAAGCCTCTCAACTCTACCTCCAAGCTGGTCGTCGCAGTGGCTACAACAATGCTTTGGCAGCGATCGCCAAACTAGAAAAACAACCAGCTACAACTGGAAATTAG
- the argC gene encoding N-acetyl-gamma-glutamyl-phosphate reductase: MGGSEQVAVGIIGASGYGGVQLVRLLLDHPLVKISYLGGESSAGKSFTEIYPHLQLGWNLNIEPIDIEEIGKRCQAVFLSLPNGLACDLAPKLLDMGCKVLDLSADYRLTNLDTYRTWYGKDRQDVDAIGKAVYGLPELYRGNIARSNLIGCPGCYPTASLLALAPLLKQGLIDEETAIIDAKSGTSGGGRQAKTNLLLAEADNSLGAYGVTHHRHTPEIEQVCTELAGNEVTVQFTPHLIPMVRGILATVYANLRDPGLVTEDLITIYTAFYRSSKFVKILPSGIYPQTKWACGTNLCYIGIEVDPRTQRVIVMSAIDNLIKGQAGQAIQCLNLMMGWEETLGLPQLSFYP, translated from the coding sequence ATGGGTGGATCGGAACAGGTAGCAGTAGGAATTATCGGTGCATCGGGTTATGGTGGGGTACAACTAGTTAGATTATTGCTGGATCACCCGTTAGTCAAAATTAGTTATTTGGGTGGAGAAAGTAGTGCTGGTAAATCTTTTACAGAAATTTATCCCCATTTACAATTAGGCTGGAATTTAAATATAGAACCAATAGATATAGAAGAAATTGGGAAGCGCTGTCAGGCGGTATTTCTCTCTTTACCAAATGGTTTAGCTTGCGATTTGGCACCTAAATTATTAGATATGGGCTGTAAAGTCTTAGATCTGTCAGCAGATTACCGTTTAACTAACTTAGATACTTATAGAACTTGGTATGGCAAGGATCGTCAAGATGTAGATGCGATTGGTAAAGCTGTTTATGGTTTACCAGAACTGTATCGGGGAAATATAGCCCGTTCTAATTTGATTGGTTGTCCTGGATGCTATCCCACTGCCAGTTTACTTGCCCTTGCCCCTTTACTCAAGCAAGGTTTAATTGATGAGGAAACCGCGATTATCGACGCTAAATCGGGGACTTCTGGAGGGGGTAGACAAGCTAAAACTAATCTGTTGCTAGCAGAAGCTGATAATTCTCTGGGGGCTTATGGTGTTACCCACCACCGTCACACACCTGAAATAGAGCAAGTTTGTACAGAATTGGCGGGAAATGAGGTTACGGTTCAATTTACCCCTCATTTAATACCAATGGTACGAGGGATTTTAGCGACAGTATATGCGAATTTACGAGATCCAGGATTAGTGACCGAAGATTTAATTACTATCTATACAGCTTTTTATCGATCTTCTAAATTTGTCAAGATTTTACCCAGTGGGATTTATCCTCAAACTAAATGGGCTTGCGGAACCAATCTTTGCTACATCGGGATTGAAGTCGATCCTCGCACCCAAAGAGTTATCGTCATGTCGGCGATAGATAACTTAATTAAAGGTCAAGCTGGTCAAGCCATCCAGTGTCTCAATTTGATGATGGGTTGGGAAGAGACTTTGGGTTTACCCCAACTCAGTTTTTATCCTTAA
- a CDS encoding nucleotidyltransferase domain-containing protein produces the protein MSEITLEQQLLLYCTKSAINPEFQPEVTNFLAKEPEINWENFLKLAQDHRVIPLVGRSLQNISPSVVPQAISQQLAGYVSNQTRQSLLLTRELVNILQLLEKEQVLAIPFKGACLAAFAYGKIANRTFSDLDILLHRADIPKAIEILLNNRYRDRYQLTPAEIAERWERHHEWDLIKDNGLVALDLHWGFTERPIYFPLNLDDLQPRLEPFNLVGKQVLSFSATDTLLILCVNGSKECWHKLLRICDIAALISSHSEIDWEQLLKTATQLGSRRMVFLGLILAQELMGTVLPELVLKAIEKDKKGKLLAIEIENRLFLGIDQSLGQVDTSRYYLKMRERWRDRLWYIYHLVKYSGGLTPSQRDRDLISLPPGLSFFYYFLRPLRVLPKYGRSIIKKRSQN, from the coding sequence GTGTCAGAAATTACTCTCGAACAGCAATTATTACTCTATTGCACTAAATCGGCAATTAATCCTGAATTCCAACCAGAAGTCACTAATTTCTTGGCGAAAGAACCGGAAATTAATTGGGAAAATTTCCTCAAATTAGCTCAAGATCATCGAGTCATACCTTTAGTTGGTCGATCGCTTCAAAATATCTCTCCTAGCGTCGTTCCCCAAGCAATATCCCAGCAATTAGCAGGTTATGTTAGCAATCAAACCCGCCAGAGTTTATTACTGACTAGAGAACTAGTGAATATCTTACAATTACTAGAAAAAGAGCAAGTTTTAGCAATTCCATTTAAAGGAGCTTGTTTAGCGGCGTTTGCTTATGGTAAGATCGCTAATCGTACTTTTTCCGACCTAGATATTTTATTGCACCGTGCTGATATCCCCAAAGCTATAGAAATATTATTAAACAACCGATATCGCGATCGCTATCAATTGACTCCAGCAGAAATTGCTGAACGTTGGGAACGCCATCACGAGTGGGATTTAATCAAAGATAACGGCTTAGTAGCCTTAGACTTACATTGGGGTTTCACCGAACGCCCCATATATTTTCCTCTCAACTTAGATGATTTACAACCGCGATTAGAGCCATTTAATTTAGTTGGAAAACAGGTTTTGAGCTTTTCCGCCACAGATACTCTGCTAATTTTATGTGTAAACGGTTCTAAGGAGTGTTGGCATAAATTATTGCGAATTTGCGACATCGCTGCCTTGATATCTAGCCATAGTGAAATTGATTGGGAACAGTTGCTTAAAACTGCGACTCAATTAGGCAGTCGGCGGATGGTATTTTTAGGTTTGATCTTAGCCCAAGAACTCATGGGTACGGTTTTACCAGAATTAGTCTTAAAAGCGATTGAAAAGGATAAAAAGGGTAAATTGTTAGCTATAGAGATCGAAAATAGGTTGTTTCTAGGAATCGATCAGTCTCTAGGACAGGTAGATACCTCCAGATATTACCTCAAAATGCGAGAAAGATGGCGCGATCGCCTTTGGTATATCTATCATTTAGTTAAATATTCCGGTGGGTTGACTCCCAGTCAAAGAGATCGAGATTTAATTAGTCTTCCCCCAGGATTGAGTTTTTTCTATTATTTTCTCCGTCCCCTGCGAGTTTTGCCTAAATACGGGCGGAGTATTATCAAAAAGCGATCGCAAAACTAA
- a CDS encoding serine/threonine-protein kinase: MLGRELKNRYRIVATLRTGGFGQTYIAEDTQRPGQPKCVVKHLMPATHNPQFMDLARRLFNTEAEILEKLGRHDQIPQLLAYFEDNHDFFLIQEFIEGYPLSEEMLPGQPMSEAKVIGILEDVLNVLTFVHSYGVIHRDIKPNNIMRRGQDGKLILIDFGAVKKISTQIVDPETGETPTIAIGTGGYIAPEQALGHPRLSSDIYSLGMTVIEALTGIPPRNLPEDSVTGDVLWQYQARVSQEVAVILDKMIARNLAQRYKSAAEVLDSLRYVVSATVPRSLNSDRVATEPITSINYSHNPNISQELQVKLTNLLTDEIGPIAAIIMKRNVSKAIASQDLIERLLAVVPPQNQERFRQKAYAAIATSAQTPLQTSSIKPTQTPPPTSAATNQINPDFIRRCEQELSGLIGPMGNYICQRAVKQHPQFSAAELVEFLVTQIPDPTKASEFRHKFRF, from the coding sequence ATGCTGGGACGGGAATTAAAAAATCGTTACCGGATTGTGGCAACCTTAAGAACAGGAGGGTTTGGTCAGACATACATCGCTGAAGATACTCAGCGTCCTGGTCAACCCAAATGTGTCGTGAAACACTTAATGCCTGCAACCCATAATCCCCAATTTATGGATTTAGCTAGGCGCTTATTTAATACAGAAGCAGAAATACTGGAAAAACTAGGTAGGCACGATCAAATACCTCAGCTTTTAGCTTATTTTGAGGATAATCACGATTTCTTCCTGATTCAGGAGTTCATTGAGGGATATCCCTTAAGTGAAGAAATGCTTCCAGGACAACCGATGTCAGAAGCCAAGGTTATAGGTATTTTAGAAGATGTCCTCAACGTACTAACTTTTGTGCATAGCTATGGAGTAATTCATCGCGATATTAAGCCCAATAACATCATGCGACGAGGACAAGATGGGAAACTGATCTTGATTGATTTTGGCGCAGTCAAAAAAATTAGCACTCAAATTGTCGATCCAGAGACGGGAGAAACACCAACAATTGCGATCGGGACTGGTGGATATATCGCGCCAGAACAAGCTTTAGGTCATCCCCGACTTTCTAGTGATATTTATTCTTTAGGAATGACAGTAATTGAAGCTTTAACGGGCATTCCCCCCAGAAATTTACCAGAAGATTCGGTTACAGGAGATGTACTTTGGCAATATCAGGCTAGAGTCAGTCAGGAAGTAGCAGTCATTCTCGACAAAATGATCGCCAGAAATTTGGCTCAACGCTATAAGTCGGCGGCTGAAGTTTTAGACTCTCTAAGATATGTAGTCAGTGCAACAGTACCTAGATCCCTAAACTCCGATCGAGTTGCTACCGAACCGATAACCTCTATTAATTATAGCCACAACCCTAATATTTCCCAAGAGTTACAAGTAAAGCTAACCAATCTTTTAACCGACGAAATAGGTCCGATCGCGGCGATAATTATGAAAAGAAACGTCTCTAAGGCGATCGCCTCTCAAGATCTAATTGAAAGGTTATTAGCCGTAGTACCTCCCCAAAACCAAGAGAGATTTCGCCAGAAAGCATACGCGGCGATCGCAACTTCTGCACAAACTCCTCTGCAAACTTCTAGCATCAAACCTACTCAAACACCACCCCCAACCTCTGCTGCTACCAACCAAATTAACCCCGATTTTATCCGTCGTTGCGAACAAGAATTGAGTGGTTTAATCGGTCCTATGGGTAACTATATTTGTCAACGTGCTGTTAAACAACATCCACAATTTTCCGCAGCCGAATTGGTGGAGTTTTTAGTCACGCAAATTCCCGATCCCACGAAAGCTAGTGAATTTCGCCATAAATTCCGGTTTTGA
- the lnt gene encoding apolipoprotein N-acyltransferase, whose translation MKIVSREKLMRSPIFSWQKVILALVSGMCMALGTAPTSAWFLAWIAIAPLWVLIVTTPKQIKTVAFYSLAWGIGYHGFALFWITGVHPMTWLGVPWLASLGIATFCLVFITLWGAAIVTMWGIGMVTLTPLTNPPLRILIGTALWCGLEGLWSQGPLFWSSISYTQSPNNLFILHLGQLSGPSTITAAILIVNGCLAQAYLTWRRDRRLTARYLSFAGSLLLGFHLIGWGLYNRPLAQLPNTALRVGIIQGNIPNEIKLSPTGWQKAIEGYTTGYQALADSGAQAVLTPEGALPFSWEEVKNTSFYAAVLEKKVVAWLGAFADRGSNSYSNALLTVTGSGEILSRYDKVKLVPLGEYIPFKEVLGGLINRLSPLQATQIPGAENQVFDTPFGKAIAAICYESAFSQIFRYQAAIGGEFILSASNDAHYSPTMPAQHHALDIMRAIETQRWTLRAVNTGYSGVIDPHGKTVWLSQLKTYQTHIATIFRLTTQTLYVRWGDWLTPSLLIAAGVGYFSLRFRAF comes from the coding sequence ATGAAAATAGTGTCAAGAGAGAAATTAATGCGATCGCCTATCTTCTCATGGCAAAAAGTCATCCTAGCCTTAGTTAGTGGTATGTGCATGGCGTTAGGGACTGCGCCAACATCAGCTTGGTTTTTGGCTTGGATCGCGATCGCCCCTTTATGGGTTTTAATTGTCACTACACCCAAACAGATTAAGACTGTGGCGTTTTATTCCCTAGCTTGGGGAATTGGTTACCACGGGTTTGCTTTATTCTGGATTACTGGCGTTCATCCGATGACGTGGTTGGGGGTTCCCTGGTTAGCCAGTTTAGGAATTGCTACATTTTGCTTAGTATTTATTACTCTGTGGGGTGCAGCGATTGTTACCATGTGGGGCATCGGGATGGTAACTTTGACACCCTTGACGAATCCACCTTTGCGAATCTTAATTGGTACGGCTTTATGGTGCGGATTAGAAGGTTTATGGAGTCAGGGGCCATTATTTTGGAGTTCGATTTCTTATACTCAAAGCCCGAATAATCTCTTTATTCTACATCTGGGACAATTATCTGGGCCTAGTACAATTACAGCCGCAATTTTAATAGTTAATGGTTGCTTGGCTCAAGCTTATCTCACCTGGAGACGCGATCGCCGATTGACTGCCAGATATTTGAGTTTTGCTGGTAGTCTATTACTAGGTTTTCACTTAATTGGCTGGGGATTATATAATCGCCCTCTAGCACAATTGCCAAATACAGCCTTACGAGTGGGAATTATTCAAGGCAATATCCCCAATGAAATTAAGCTATCTCCGACTGGTTGGCAAAAAGCTATAGAAGGTTACACTACAGGCTATCAAGCCTTGGCTGACTCAGGAGCGCAAGCTGTGTTAACTCCTGAAGGGGCATTGCCTTTTAGTTGGGAGGAGGTCAAAAACACTTCTTTTTATGCTGCTGTTCTGGAGAAAAAAGTAGTTGCTTGGTTAGGTGCATTTGCCGATCGCGGTTCCAATAGTTACAGTAACGCTTTATTGACAGTTACGGGTAGCGGAGAGATTCTGAGCCGCTACGATAAAGTAAAACTAGTTCCATTAGGAGAATATATCCCTTTTAAGGAAGTTTTAGGGGGATTAATTAATCGTCTGTCTCCCCTTCAAGCTACTCAAATCCCAGGTGCTGAGAATCAAGTTTTTGATACCCCTTTTGGGAAAGCGATCGCAGCTATTTGTTATGAATCAGCTTTTTCGCAAATATTTCGGTATCAAGCAGCTATAGGAGGTGAATTTATTCTCAGTGCCTCTAATGACGCTCATTATAGTCCTACCATGCCCGCTCAACACCATGCTCTGGATATCATGCGCGCGATCGAAACTCAACGCTGGACGCTCAGAGCCGTAAATACAGGTTATTCTGGAGTCATCGATCCTCATGGAAAAACGGTTTGGCTGTCTCAACTCAAGACTTACCAAACCCACATAGCCACTATTTTTCGGTTGACTACCCAAACTTTGTACGTTCGTTGGGGAGATTGGCTGACACCTAGTTTATTAATAGCAGCAGGAGTCGGTTATTTTAGCCTCAGATTCAGGGCTTTTTGA
- a CDS encoding VOC family protein, protein MIASQVVQPKISESKPASTLVRFEHINLSTRNIKAMQEFYQILFPDWYIRAEGTGWMHLGNNQFYISLFEEPEAPQRSHQPYASIGFNHIGFVVTDGAAIQKTLEASAIKYEIVHDAPETKCRIYLFDPDSNELELIEYLDAYPLK, encoded by the coding sequence ATGATTGCCAGTCAAGTAGTTCAGCCCAAGATTTCCGAATCGAAACCTGCTTCCACTTTGGTTCGATTTGAGCATATCAATTTATCTACTCGTAATATAAAGGCGATGCAGGAATTTTACCAAATCCTGTTTCCTGATTGGTATATACGAGCAGAAGGAACGGGTTGGATGCATTTGGGTAACAACCAGTTTTATATATCCCTCTTTGAAGAACCCGAAGCACCCCAGCGCAGCCATCAACCTTACGCCAGCATTGGCTTTAATCATATCGGTTTTGTCGTGACCGATGGAGCAGCGATTCAAAAGACTTTGGAAGCAAGCGCTATTAAGTATGAAATAGTACATGATGCGCCAGAAACCAAGTGTCGCATTTATTTGTTCGATCCAGATAGTAATGAACTGGAATTAATCGAGTATCTCGATGCCTATCCTTTGAAGTAA